From the genome of Lotus japonicus ecotype B-129 chromosome 6, LjGifu_v1.2, one region includes:
- the LOC130722682 gene encoding uncharacterized protein LOC130722682 isoform X1, with the protein MSDVENHTFHRGSSKSSPDKSNSHGSGRESTRMRKQDGERRDFHDRHHRDYKDGGFNGRDRYNSYNRHRSRDYDRHNDRVKDGERRHKYETHSKRSRGESRSPSRSPSRSESKRISGFDMAPPSADGTSTVSEEEEEEVEVEEEEEEEEEEVEEEEIKEEEVEQEEVEEEVEEVEEEEVEEVEEEEEVDEEEEVEVEEEVEVEEEEELEEEVEEEEEEEEEEEEEEEEEVEVEVEVEEEEEEEEEEEEVEEEEEEEEEEEEEEEEEEEEEEAAEVEQEGKGAVPNSLPDAIIDDKGAVPDSLPEVAVEVKQEDNWAVPDALPETVEVKQEDNGAVPDSLPEAVQVKQEDNGAVPDSLPNGNNDGKGSSQLMGKEKNLGSVSSAAENLEVMAPSTNHHMGENNAMLKASVPSYETPTLKKGEFHPNLEISSQSKSRENLISAEHGNSQGLDIDVKNAGSLIQGKTLRVCGEPGSNSKAYLYGVEDIDSRTIKSSCDAEKDDVIGLPPSHCFVEDADGDQNSKNKVLQSEMESRIDVKQMTSRRTISLSPRAEIKDGNKRICDFFAKGWCIRGSSCTFLHIKEVVNNTDREAEVDFVDAHQMRGLSLEEGVKDNVHTSRMNEEEASLSWHRSHENQKFLPRDNLFPENRFAFNASNKYISPNLSSYSSRAEPFVGSSRVSSHSSGYKSKIRSYDWEPSVPFQPSFFITSMNASIPRDLYGPVRDRIEILNIGDGSLKATILTEGPASSQVRTYAAVVGKHMSDLNEDKSSVSSHNRFYENEPNKSCVPREKDCLATETEITSGTYENYQNGKIGMGQHTFGVKDVMKPEKGRAEHDTRHHGEGSSHKKRRVEMDKKIHEMDVDFQANGSMQKETRELRNFRAALVDLVKELLKPSWHEGRLSKDSHNLIVKKSVDKVISTLEPHQIPTSVDTAKHYVTSCRGKIAKLVTGYVTKYGKS; encoded by the exons ATGTCTGACGTCGAAAATCATACCTTCCATCGTGGTTCTTCAAAATCTTCCCCCGATAAG TCAAATTCTCATGGATCTGGTCGTGAGAGTACGAGGATGAGGAAGCAAGATggagagaggagagattttcatGACCGCCATCACAGAGACTACAAGGATGGAGGCTTTAACGGAAGGGACAGATATAACAGTTATAATCGTCATCGCAGCCGTGATTATGATAG GCATAATGACCGTGTTAAAGATGGTGAAAGAAGGCACAAATATGAAACACATTCTAAGAGATCCCGGGGAGAATCTAGATCCCCATCCAGATCCCCTTCTCGTTCAGAGAG CAAAAGGATCTCTGGCTTTGACATGGCACCTCCTTCTGCAGATGGCACATCTACTGTTTCAG aagaagaagaagaagaggtcgaagttgaagaagaggaagaggaagaggaggaggaagtggaagaggaagaaatcaAGGAGGAGGAAGTCGAGCAGGAGGAAGTCGAGGAGGAGGtagaggaggtggaggaggaggaggtagAGGAggtggaagaggaggaggaagtggatgaggaggaggaagtgGAAGTGGAGGAGGAAGTGGAagtggaagaggaggaggaattgGAAGaagaggtggaagaggaagaggaagaggaagaggaagaggaagaggaagaggaagaggaggtggaggtggaggtggaagtggaagaggaagaggaagaggaagaggaagaggaagaggtagaggaagaggaagaggaagaggaagaggaagaggaagaggaagaggaagaggaagaggaagaagaagcagcagAGGTGGAACAGGAGGGCAAAGGGGCAGTGCCCAATTCTCTACCTGATGCCATCATTGATGACAAAGGGGCTGTGCCGGATTCTCTACCTGAAGTAGCAGTTGAGGTGAAACAGGAGGACAATTGGGCAGTGCCAGATGCTCTACCTGAAACAGTTGAGGTGAAACAGGAGGACAATGGGGCAGTGCCAGATTCTCTACCTGAAGCAGTTCAGGTGAAACAGGAGGACAATGGGGCAGTGCCAGATTCTCTACCTAATGGCAACAATGATGGCAAAG GTTCGAGTCAACTTATGGGGAAAGAGAAGAACTTGGGGTCAGTTTCGTCTGCCGCTGAAAACCTTGAAGTAATGGCACCATCTACTAACCATCACATGGGAGAGAATAATGCCATGCTTAAAGCATCTGTTCCTTCATATGAGACGCCAACGCTGAAAAAGGGGGAGTTTCACCCAAATCTTGAAATTTCTAGTCAATCAAAATCAAGAGAAAACCTGATTTCTGCTGAACATGGCAACAGTCAAGGATTGGATATCGATGTTAAAAATGCTGGATCACTTATACAGGGGAAAACCCTCAGAGTGTGCGGTGAACCAGGTAGCAATAGTAAAGCTTACTTATACGGTGTTGAGGACATAGATTCTAGGACTATCAAGTCATCTTGTGATGCTGAAAAAGATGATGTTATTGGTCTTCCACCAAGCCATTGCTTTGTTGAGGATGCTGATGGTGATCAGAATTCTAAGAACAAAGTTTTGCAGTCAGAGATGGAGTCAAGAATTGATGTGAAACAAATGACATCAAG GAGGACTATAAGTCTGTCTCCCCGTGCTGAGATTAAAGATGGAAACAAACGTATATGTGATTTTTTTGCTAAAGGATGGTGCATCAGGGGTAGTTCTTGTACCTTTCTTCATATAAAGGAGGTTGTGAATAATACTGATCGGGAGGCCGAGGTAGACTTTGTTGATGCACATCAGATGCGAGGCTTAAGCTTGGAAGAAG GTGTTAAGGACAATGTTCACACATCAAGAATG AATGAGGAAGAAGCAAGTCTAAGTTGGCATCGATCTCAtgaaaatcagaagtttctgCCAAGAGACAACTTGTTTCCGGAGAACAGATTTGCCTTTAATGCATCAAACAAATATATCAGCCCAAACCTTTCCTCATATTCATCCCGTGCAGAGCCTTTTGTTGGTTCATCTAGGGTTTCATCACATTCCTCTGGATATAAATCTAAAATCCGTTCTTATGATTGGGAGCCTTCCGTACCATTTCAACCATCCTTTTTTATTACTTCTATGAATGCATCCATCCCTAGAGATCTTTATGGCCCTGTCCGAGACAGAATTGAGATACTTAATATAGGAGATGGGTCTTTGAAAGCCACCATTTTAACTGAAGGACCAGCTTCATCACAGGTACGAACATACGCTGCTGTAGTTGGGAAACATATGTCTGATCTTAATGAGGACAAAAGCTCAGTGTCTTCTCATAATAGATTTTATGAAAATGAGCCCAACAAAAGTTGTGTTCCTCGTGAAAAAGATTGTCTTGCAACTGAAACAGAGATAACATCAGGAACTTATGAGAACTACCAAAATGGTAAAATAGGCATGGGACAACATACCTTTGGTGTCAAAGATGTTATGAAACCAGAGAAAGGAAGGGCTGAGCATGATACTAGACATCATGGTGAAGGATCAAGTCACAAAAAGAGAAGAGTAGAAATGGAtaagaaaattcatgaaatGGATGTTGACTTTCAAGCGAATGGAAGTATGCAGAAAGAAACAAGGGAACTGAGAAATTTTCGTGCGGCTCTTGTTGATCTCGTAAAAGAGTTGTTGAAACCATCTTGGCATGAGGGCCGTCTCAGCAAGGACTCGCATAATCTGATAGTTAAAAAATCAGTTGACAAGGTCATTAGCACCTTGGAGCCTCACCagattccgacctctgtagatACTGCTAAGCACTATGTGACTTCATGTCGGGGGAAAATTGCAAAGCTGGTCACG GGATATGTCACTAAATATGGCAAATCTTGA
- the LOC130722682 gene encoding uncharacterized protein LOC130722682 isoform X2 has protein sequence MSDVENHTFHRGSSKSSPDKSNSHGSGRESTRMRKQDGERRDFHDRHHRDYKDGGFNGRDRYNSYNRHRSRDYDRHNDRVKDGERRHKYETHSKRSRGESRSPSRSPSRSESKRISGFDMAPPSADGTSTVSEEEEEVEVEEEEEEEEEEVEEEEIKEEEVEQEEVEEEVEEVEEEEVEEVEEEEEVDEEEEVEVEEEVEVEEEEELEEEVEEEEEEEEEEEEEEEEEVEVEVEVEEEEEEEEEEEEVEEEEEEEEEEEEEEEEEEEEEEAAEVEQEGKGAVPNSLPDAIIDDKGAVPDSLPEVAVEVKQEDNWAVPDALPETVEVKQEDNGAVPDSLPEAVQVKQEDNGAVPDSLPNGNNDGKGSSQLMGKEKNLGSVSSAAENLEVMAPSTNHHMGENNAMLKASVPSYETPTLKKGEFHPNLEISSQSKSRENLISAEHGNSQGLDIDVKNAGSLIQGKTLRVCGEPGSNSKAYLYGVEDIDSRTIKSSCDAEKDDVIGLPPSHCFVEDADGDQNSKNKVLQSEMESRIDVKQMTSRRTISLSPRAEIKDGNKRICDFFAKGWCIRGSSCTFLHIKEVVNNTDREAEVDFVDAHQMRGLSLEEGVKDNVHTSRMNEEEASLSWHRSHENQKFLPRDNLFPENRFAFNASNKYISPNLSSYSSRAEPFVGSSRVSSHSSGYKSKIRSYDWEPSVPFQPSFFITSMNASIPRDLYGPVRDRIEILNIGDGSLKATILTEGPASSQVRTYAAVVGKHMSDLNEDKSSVSSHNRFYENEPNKSCVPREKDCLATETEITSGTYENYQNGKIGMGQHTFGVKDVMKPEKGRAEHDTRHHGEGSSHKKRRVEMDKKIHEMDVDFQANGSMQKETRELRNFRAALVDLVKELLKPSWHEGRLSKDSHNLIVKKSVDKVISTLEPHQIPTSVDTAKHYVTSCRGKIAKLVTGYVTKYGKS, from the exons ATGTCTGACGTCGAAAATCATACCTTCCATCGTGGTTCTTCAAAATCTTCCCCCGATAAG TCAAATTCTCATGGATCTGGTCGTGAGAGTACGAGGATGAGGAAGCAAGATggagagaggagagattttcatGACCGCCATCACAGAGACTACAAGGATGGAGGCTTTAACGGAAGGGACAGATATAACAGTTATAATCGTCATCGCAGCCGTGATTATGATAG GCATAATGACCGTGTTAAAGATGGTGAAAGAAGGCACAAATATGAAACACATTCTAAGAGATCCCGGGGAGAATCTAGATCCCCATCCAGATCCCCTTCTCGTTCAGAGAG CAAAAGGATCTCTGGCTTTGACATGGCACCTCCTTCTGCAGATGGCACATCTACTGTTTCAG aagaagaagaagaggtcgaagttgaagaagaggaagaggaagaggaggaggaagtggaagaggaagaaatcaAGGAGGAGGAAGTCGAGCAGGAGGAAGTCGAGGAGGAGGtagaggaggtggaggaggaggaggtagAGGAggtggaagaggaggaggaagtggatgaggaggaggaagtgGAAGTGGAGGAGGAAGTGGAagtggaagaggaggaggaattgGAAGaagaggtggaagaggaagaggaagaggaagaggaagaggaagaggaagaggaagaggaggtggaggtggaggtggaagtggaagaggaagaggaagaggaagaggaagaggaagaggtagaggaagaggaagaggaagaggaagaggaagaggaagaggaagaggaagaggaagaggaagaagaagcagcagAGGTGGAACAGGAGGGCAAAGGGGCAGTGCCCAATTCTCTACCTGATGCCATCATTGATGACAAAGGGGCTGTGCCGGATTCTCTACCTGAAGTAGCAGTTGAGGTGAAACAGGAGGACAATTGGGCAGTGCCAGATGCTCTACCTGAAACAGTTGAGGTGAAACAGGAGGACAATGGGGCAGTGCCAGATTCTCTACCTGAAGCAGTTCAGGTGAAACAGGAGGACAATGGGGCAGTGCCAGATTCTCTACCTAATGGCAACAATGATGGCAAAG GTTCGAGTCAACTTATGGGGAAAGAGAAGAACTTGGGGTCAGTTTCGTCTGCCGCTGAAAACCTTGAAGTAATGGCACCATCTACTAACCATCACATGGGAGAGAATAATGCCATGCTTAAAGCATCTGTTCCTTCATATGAGACGCCAACGCTGAAAAAGGGGGAGTTTCACCCAAATCTTGAAATTTCTAGTCAATCAAAATCAAGAGAAAACCTGATTTCTGCTGAACATGGCAACAGTCAAGGATTGGATATCGATGTTAAAAATGCTGGATCACTTATACAGGGGAAAACCCTCAGAGTGTGCGGTGAACCAGGTAGCAATAGTAAAGCTTACTTATACGGTGTTGAGGACATAGATTCTAGGACTATCAAGTCATCTTGTGATGCTGAAAAAGATGATGTTATTGGTCTTCCACCAAGCCATTGCTTTGTTGAGGATGCTGATGGTGATCAGAATTCTAAGAACAAAGTTTTGCAGTCAGAGATGGAGTCAAGAATTGATGTGAAACAAATGACATCAAG GAGGACTATAAGTCTGTCTCCCCGTGCTGAGATTAAAGATGGAAACAAACGTATATGTGATTTTTTTGCTAAAGGATGGTGCATCAGGGGTAGTTCTTGTACCTTTCTTCATATAAAGGAGGTTGTGAATAATACTGATCGGGAGGCCGAGGTAGACTTTGTTGATGCACATCAGATGCGAGGCTTAAGCTTGGAAGAAG GTGTTAAGGACAATGTTCACACATCAAGAATG AATGAGGAAGAAGCAAGTCTAAGTTGGCATCGATCTCAtgaaaatcagaagtttctgCCAAGAGACAACTTGTTTCCGGAGAACAGATTTGCCTTTAATGCATCAAACAAATATATCAGCCCAAACCTTTCCTCATATTCATCCCGTGCAGAGCCTTTTGTTGGTTCATCTAGGGTTTCATCACATTCCTCTGGATATAAATCTAAAATCCGTTCTTATGATTGGGAGCCTTCCGTACCATTTCAACCATCCTTTTTTATTACTTCTATGAATGCATCCATCCCTAGAGATCTTTATGGCCCTGTCCGAGACAGAATTGAGATACTTAATATAGGAGATGGGTCTTTGAAAGCCACCATTTTAACTGAAGGACCAGCTTCATCACAGGTACGAACATACGCTGCTGTAGTTGGGAAACATATGTCTGATCTTAATGAGGACAAAAGCTCAGTGTCTTCTCATAATAGATTTTATGAAAATGAGCCCAACAAAAGTTGTGTTCCTCGTGAAAAAGATTGTCTTGCAACTGAAACAGAGATAACATCAGGAACTTATGAGAACTACCAAAATGGTAAAATAGGCATGGGACAACATACCTTTGGTGTCAAAGATGTTATGAAACCAGAGAAAGGAAGGGCTGAGCATGATACTAGACATCATGGTGAAGGATCAAGTCACAAAAAGAGAAGAGTAGAAATGGAtaagaaaattcatgaaatGGATGTTGACTTTCAAGCGAATGGAAGTATGCAGAAAGAAACAAGGGAACTGAGAAATTTTCGTGCGGCTCTTGTTGATCTCGTAAAAGAGTTGTTGAAACCATCTTGGCATGAGGGCCGTCTCAGCAAGGACTCGCATAATCTGATAGTTAAAAAATCAGTTGACAAGGTCATTAGCACCTTGGAGCCTCACCagattccgacctctgtagatACTGCTAAGCACTATGTGACTTCATGTCGGGGGAAAATTGCAAAGCTGGTCACG GGATATGTCACTAAATATGGCAAATCTTGA
- the LOC130722682 gene encoding uncharacterized protein LOC130722682 isoform X3 has translation MRKQDGERRDFHDRHHRDYKDGGFNGRDRYNSYNRHRSRDYDRHNDRVKDGERRHKYETHSKRSRGESRSPSRSPSRSESKRISGFDMAPPSADGTSTVSEEEEEEVEVEEEEEEEEEEVEEEEIKEEEVEQEEVEEEVEEVEEEEVEEVEEEEEVDEEEEVEVEEEVEVEEEEELEEEVEEEEEEEEEEEEEEEEEVEVEVEVEEEEEEEEEEEEVEEEEEEEEEEEEEEEEEEEEEEAAEVEQEGKGAVPNSLPDAIIDDKGAVPDSLPEVAVEVKQEDNWAVPDALPETVEVKQEDNGAVPDSLPEAVQVKQEDNGAVPDSLPNGNNDGKGSSQLMGKEKNLGSVSSAAENLEVMAPSTNHHMGENNAMLKASVPSYETPTLKKGEFHPNLEISSQSKSRENLISAEHGNSQGLDIDVKNAGSLIQGKTLRVCGEPGSNSKAYLYGVEDIDSRTIKSSCDAEKDDVIGLPPSHCFVEDADGDQNSKNKVLQSEMESRIDVKQMTSRRTISLSPRAEIKDGNKRICDFFAKGWCIRGSSCTFLHIKEVVNNTDREAEVDFVDAHQMRGLSLEEGVKDNVHTSRMNEEEASLSWHRSHENQKFLPRDNLFPENRFAFNASNKYISPNLSSYSSRAEPFVGSSRVSSHSSGYKSKIRSYDWEPSVPFQPSFFITSMNASIPRDLYGPVRDRIEILNIGDGSLKATILTEGPASSQVRTYAAVVGKHMSDLNEDKSSVSSHNRFYENEPNKSCVPREKDCLATETEITSGTYENYQNGKIGMGQHTFGVKDVMKPEKGRAEHDTRHHGEGSSHKKRRVEMDKKIHEMDVDFQANGSMQKETRELRNFRAALVDLVKELLKPSWHEGRLSKDSHNLIVKKSVDKVISTLEPHQIPTSVDTAKHYVTSCRGKIAKLVTGYVTKYGKS, from the exons ATGAGGAAGCAAGATggagagaggagagattttcatGACCGCCATCACAGAGACTACAAGGATGGAGGCTTTAACGGAAGGGACAGATATAACAGTTATAATCGTCATCGCAGCCGTGATTATGATAG GCATAATGACCGTGTTAAAGATGGTGAAAGAAGGCACAAATATGAAACACATTCTAAGAGATCCCGGGGAGAATCTAGATCCCCATCCAGATCCCCTTCTCGTTCAGAGAG CAAAAGGATCTCTGGCTTTGACATGGCACCTCCTTCTGCAGATGGCACATCTACTGTTTCAG aagaagaagaagaagaggtcgaagttgaagaagaggaagaggaagaggaggaggaagtggaagaggaagaaatcaAGGAGGAGGAAGTCGAGCAGGAGGAAGTCGAGGAGGAGGtagaggaggtggaggaggaggaggtagAGGAggtggaagaggaggaggaagtggatgaggaggaggaagtgGAAGTGGAGGAGGAAGTGGAagtggaagaggaggaggaattgGAAGaagaggtggaagaggaagaggaagaggaagaggaagaggaagaggaagaggaagaggaggtggaggtggaggtggaagtggaagaggaagaggaagaggaagaggaagaggaagaggtagaggaagaggaagaggaagaggaagaggaagaggaagaggaagaggaagaggaagaggaagaagaagcagcagAGGTGGAACAGGAGGGCAAAGGGGCAGTGCCCAATTCTCTACCTGATGCCATCATTGATGACAAAGGGGCTGTGCCGGATTCTCTACCTGAAGTAGCAGTTGAGGTGAAACAGGAGGACAATTGGGCAGTGCCAGATGCTCTACCTGAAACAGTTGAGGTGAAACAGGAGGACAATGGGGCAGTGCCAGATTCTCTACCTGAAGCAGTTCAGGTGAAACAGGAGGACAATGGGGCAGTGCCAGATTCTCTACCTAATGGCAACAATGATGGCAAAG GTTCGAGTCAACTTATGGGGAAAGAGAAGAACTTGGGGTCAGTTTCGTCTGCCGCTGAAAACCTTGAAGTAATGGCACCATCTACTAACCATCACATGGGAGAGAATAATGCCATGCTTAAAGCATCTGTTCCTTCATATGAGACGCCAACGCTGAAAAAGGGGGAGTTTCACCCAAATCTTGAAATTTCTAGTCAATCAAAATCAAGAGAAAACCTGATTTCTGCTGAACATGGCAACAGTCAAGGATTGGATATCGATGTTAAAAATGCTGGATCACTTATACAGGGGAAAACCCTCAGAGTGTGCGGTGAACCAGGTAGCAATAGTAAAGCTTACTTATACGGTGTTGAGGACATAGATTCTAGGACTATCAAGTCATCTTGTGATGCTGAAAAAGATGATGTTATTGGTCTTCCACCAAGCCATTGCTTTGTTGAGGATGCTGATGGTGATCAGAATTCTAAGAACAAAGTTTTGCAGTCAGAGATGGAGTCAAGAATTGATGTGAAACAAATGACATCAAG GAGGACTATAAGTCTGTCTCCCCGTGCTGAGATTAAAGATGGAAACAAACGTATATGTGATTTTTTTGCTAAAGGATGGTGCATCAGGGGTAGTTCTTGTACCTTTCTTCATATAAAGGAGGTTGTGAATAATACTGATCGGGAGGCCGAGGTAGACTTTGTTGATGCACATCAGATGCGAGGCTTAAGCTTGGAAGAAG GTGTTAAGGACAATGTTCACACATCAAGAATG AATGAGGAAGAAGCAAGTCTAAGTTGGCATCGATCTCAtgaaaatcagaagtttctgCCAAGAGACAACTTGTTTCCGGAGAACAGATTTGCCTTTAATGCATCAAACAAATATATCAGCCCAAACCTTTCCTCATATTCATCCCGTGCAGAGCCTTTTGTTGGTTCATCTAGGGTTTCATCACATTCCTCTGGATATAAATCTAAAATCCGTTCTTATGATTGGGAGCCTTCCGTACCATTTCAACCATCCTTTTTTATTACTTCTATGAATGCATCCATCCCTAGAGATCTTTATGGCCCTGTCCGAGACAGAATTGAGATACTTAATATAGGAGATGGGTCTTTGAAAGCCACCATTTTAACTGAAGGACCAGCTTCATCACAGGTACGAACATACGCTGCTGTAGTTGGGAAACATATGTCTGATCTTAATGAGGACAAAAGCTCAGTGTCTTCTCATAATAGATTTTATGAAAATGAGCCCAACAAAAGTTGTGTTCCTCGTGAAAAAGATTGTCTTGCAACTGAAACAGAGATAACATCAGGAACTTATGAGAACTACCAAAATGGTAAAATAGGCATGGGACAACATACCTTTGGTGTCAAAGATGTTATGAAACCAGAGAAAGGAAGGGCTGAGCATGATACTAGACATCATGGTGAAGGATCAAGTCACAAAAAGAGAAGAGTAGAAATGGAtaagaaaattcatgaaatGGATGTTGACTTTCAAGCGAATGGAAGTATGCAGAAAGAAACAAGGGAACTGAGAAATTTTCGTGCGGCTCTTGTTGATCTCGTAAAAGAGTTGTTGAAACCATCTTGGCATGAGGGCCGTCTCAGCAAGGACTCGCATAATCTGATAGTTAAAAAATCAGTTGACAAGGTCATTAGCACCTTGGAGCCTCACCagattccgacctctgtagatACTGCTAAGCACTATGTGACTTCATGTCGGGGGAAAATTGCAAAGCTGGTCACG GGATATGTCACTAAATATGGCAAATCTTGA
- the LOC130723620 gene encoding splicing factor U2af large subunit B-like: protein MSDVENHTFHRGSSKSSPDKSNSHGSGRESTRMRKQDGERRDFHDRHHRDYKDGGFNGRDRYNSYNRHRSRDYDRHNDRVKDGERRHKYEAHSKRSRGESRSPSRSPSRSESKRISGFDMAPPSADGTSAVSGQTLGINHLNQGTAQNFSLFGISQPQIGALSLMQVQPMTQQATRHARRVYIGGLPPLTNEQSIATFFSHVMTAIGGNSAGAGDSVVNVYINHEKKFAFLEMRTVEEASNAMSLDGIVFEGVSVRVRRPTDYNPTLAAALGPCQPSPYLNLSAVGLSGGTIGGTDGLDRIFVGGLPYYFAEEQIRELLQAFGPLRSFDLVRDKETGNSKGYGFCIYQDPAVTDMACASLNGLKMGDKTLTVRRATVSGHSKTEQEHIFAQAQQNITMQKVALEVVGLNIPGVERVPTTIDESATKVLCLTEAITTDELMDNEEYEEIVEDMRDECGKFGTLMNVVIPRPNPSGEQTPGIGKVFLEYSDTAASFAAKSALNGRKFGGNMVTAYYYPEEKFHNMEFDL from the exons ATGTCTGACGTCGAAAATCATACCTTCCATCGTGGTTCTTCAAAATCTTCCCCCGATAAG TCAAATTCTCATGGATCTGGTCGTGAGAGTACGAGGATGAGGAAGCAAGAtggggagaggagagattttcatGACCGCCATCACAGAGACTACAAGGATGGAGGGTTCAATGGAAGGGACAGATATAACAGTTATAATCGTCACCGCAGCCGTGATTATGATAG GCATAATGACCGTGTTAAAGATGGTGAGAGAAGGCACAAATATGAAGCACATTCTAAGAGATCCCGGGGAGAATCTAGATCACCATCCAGATCGCCTTCTCGTTCAGAAAG CAAAAGGATCTCTGGCTTTGACATGGCACCTCCTTCTGCAGATGGCACATCTGCTGTTTCAG GTCAAACACTGGGTATTAATCATTTAAATCAAGGAACTGCACAAAACTTCTCACTGTTTGGGATATCGCAGCCCCAG ATAGGAGCACTTTCCTTAATGCAAGTTCAGCCTATGACACAGCAG GCTACAAGGCACGCACGGAGAGTGTACATTGGTGGGCTTCCTCCTTTGACTAATGAGCAG tcaATTGCAACATTCTTCAGCCATGTCATGACTGCTATTGGGGGAAATTCTGCTGGAGCAG GTGATTCTGTTGTCAATGTCTACATCAATCAtgagaagaaatttgcatttcTGGAAATGAGGACTGTTGAAGAAGCTAGTAATGCAATGTCATTAGATGGGATAGTATTTGAG GGTGTTTCTGTGAGGGTTCGTAGGCCTACAGACTATAACCCTACATTAGCTGCAGCTCTAGGTCCTTGCCAGCCAAGTCCATACCTTAACTTATCTGCCGTTGGATTGTCTGGAGG TACAATTGGTGGAACTGACGGACTTGATCGCATCTTTGTGGGTGGGCTGCCATACTACTTTGCTGAAGAACAAATTAGAGAATTGCTCCAAGCTTTTGG CCCTCTCCGGTCTTTTGATCTAGTTAGGGATAAAGAAACTGGAAATTCTAAAGGATATGGTTTCTGCATCTATCAG GATCCAGCGGTAACAGACATGGCTTGTGCCTCTCTCAATGGCCTTAAAATGGGCGACAAAACATTGACTGTAAGGCGTGCTACTGTCAG TGGACATTCTAAAACAGAGCAGGAACACATCTTTGCACAGGCTCAACAGAATATAACTATGCAG AAAGTAGCTTTAGAAGTGGTCGGGTTAAATATCCCAGGAGTTGAAAGAGTGCCAACAACAATTGATGAAAGCGCCACCAAAGTTTTATGTTTGACTGAG GCCATTACAACTGATGAATTGATGGATAATGAGGAGTATGAAGAAATAGTGGAGGACATGCGGGATGAATGCGGCAAATTTG GGACCttgatgaatgttgttattcCTCGTCCAAATCCCAGTGGAGAGCAAACTCCCGGCATTGGAAAG GTTTTCTTGGAATACTCTGATACAGCTGCTTCTTTCGCGGCCAAAAGTGCGCTGAATGGTAGAAAATTTGGTGGCAATATGGTGACTGCTTATTATTATCCAGAAGAAAAGTTTCATAATATGGAGTTTGATTTATAA
- the LOC130723024 gene encoding stem-specific protein TSJT1-like: MLGIFKEKLINAPKELNSPASLISQTKPKQSHEILNNFMSSCTSSSSNPFFMSFGNDAVLAYSPSKKPSIHQRLFSGLDNIYCVFLGSLHNLSQLNKQYGLSKGTNEAMFIIEAYRTLRDRGPYPADQVLKELEGSFGFVIYDNKDGTVFVASGSDGQVGLFWGIAADGSIVISENLELVKSSCAKSFAPFPTGCLFHSEHGLLSFQHPTKKMKAMPRIDSEGIMCGANFNVDSQSKNQMMPRVGSEANWAIWGSEA; this comes from the exons ATGTTGGGAATTTTCAAGGAAAAGTTGATCAATGCACCCAAGGAGCTGAACAGTCCAGCTTCTTTGATTTCTCAAACAAAGCCTAAGCAAAGTCATGAAATCCTCAACAATTTCATGTCCTCCTGCACCAGTTCCTCCTCCAATCCTTTCTTCATGAGCTTTGGAAATGATGCTGTGCTAGCCTATTCCCCTTCAAAGAAACCCTCCATTCATCAGAG GCTGTTTAGTGGTTTGGACAACATATACTGTGTTTTCTTGGGTAGCCTGCACAACCTTAGCCAGCTGAACAAGCAGTATGGGCTGTCAAAGGGAACCAATGAGGCCATGTTTATCATTGAAGCTTATCGTACCCTTCGCGACAGGGGTCCTTACCCAGCAGATCAGGTCCTCAAAGAACTTGAAGGAAGTTTTGGATTTGTGATCTATGACAACAAGGATGGAACAGTTTTTGTTGCATCT GGTTCTGATGGCCAGGTTGGGCTCTTCTGGGGTATTGCAGCTGATGGTTCAATTGTCATTTCTGAAAACCTGGAGCTTGTAAAATCAAGCTGTGCTAAATCATTTGCACCATTCCCAACTG GGTGTTTGTTTCATAGTGAGCATggtcttctgagctttcagcATCCAACTAAGAAGATGAAAGCAATGCCTAGGATTGACAGTGAGGGGATTATGTGTGGAGCCAACTTCAATGTTGATTCTCAATCAAAGAACCAGATGATGCCTCGTGTTGGAAGTGAAGCTAATTGGGCTATTTGGGGCTCTGAAGCTTGA